The Coraliomargarita parva sequence ACGCTGGCCTCGCCCCCATCCCGGTCGATCAAACCGGCGAGAACGGAGATCAGGGTGGTTTTGCCGCAACCGGAGGGGCCAGCCAGCATGAGTAACTCGCCCGCATACACATCCAGATCGATCCCCCGGAGGGCCTGCACGGCGGCGTTGCCGGAGCCGAATGTCTTGGTCACTCCCCTAAAGTGGACGAGTGCTTCGTTCGCGGACGCGTGGACTGCTTCGGATTCGGGCATGGTCTTGTTTGGCTTAATAACCGGTTAGGATGGTTGCCGGTTCCATTTTGAAAACAGGGCGCATGGAAAGGAGGGCCGCGACCGCACACACTAGGATCACGGCTAGGATGCCGACCAAGGGGGCGAACCATAGGAAGAGGAAGGGGAAGGTGTTAGCTTGGAAGAATGAGCCGGCAATGATGCACAGCCCGAGGCCCACCCCGGTGCCGAGCGCGGCGCACACGCTGGTTTGCACCGCCAGCATGCGAAGCAGCACGCTGCGTGTGGCCCCCATGGCGTTGAGCACGGCGTAGTATTTCAAGTTCTCCGTTGTAAACATGAACATCATCACCCCCGTGACCCCAAAACCGACCAACATCGCGATGGTGAGCATCGTAACCGCATCGCCTACGTCTTCCGAGTGCTCCAGTGTCCAGAGGAGGGTGTCGGCTTTGAAGTCCGACGAGCTGCGTGCGCGGAGCCCGGTCTCGCTTGCGATTTGTGTGGCCAGGTTTGCGGCGGAAGTGCCTTCGCTTGCCTGGATCAGCACATAGCTAATGCGCCGCCGTTCCGGCGGTAGGATCTGTCGGGCGGTCGAGTTTGTCGTAAAGAGTAGCGGACGGGGAGGAAAGCGGGGTAGGGCGTTCGAGCGTCCCATGATGCGGACGAGCGTATCATCGACAGTCAGCTCGTCACCTGCGCCAAGCGGCCGTAAGGCTGCATCCAGATGAGGTCCGTCATGGGGCCATTGGTCCGCGGCTTCGATCGGCGTGCCCAGTTTGCCGATGGTTCCCCCGTCATCGGCGACACAGGCACCTGAAAGCCGGAGATGATTGCGGTCGATGCCTTCTTCCAGTGGCGGCAAGCCCGTCAGGTCGGCATCGTCGACTCCGATGACCTGAACGGATTGAAAGCGGCCGTTGGGAAAGCGTGCGTCAATGGTGCCTATGATCATAGGTGTGGCCGAGACGACTCCGGGCACGTTCTTCACCCGGTCCAAGGCCGAGTCGGGCAAGTTGAAGGGGTGGTCGACGGATCGGACCGCCGGATCCATGACCCAGACGTCCACCTCCGGATTTTCGCTGATCAAGGCGAAGCTCCGGGTCATCATCCCGCTGAAATAGGCGACGGCAAAGGTGACCAGAAAGGAGGTGAAGGTAATGCCAAGCAGGAGCCCAATGTATTTTGCGCTGTCCCCCATCAACATTTTCAGCGCAATACGATTCATCAGCCGGAATGACGTCCTCCTTAAATAATCAGACTAGCGTAAGCCACTTGGAGTTCCAAGTGGAAAACGCCGCTAACGTTCAGGTTGAAGGACCTCGAAAATCGTTGGGTCCCTCCGATTGGGAGGCTAACTTAGCAAGCCGTCACGCCTCAGGAGCGCGTCCGGATCGGGGTCGCGGCCCATGAAGTCCTTGAAGAGCTTGGCGGGATCCTCCGAGTTGCCCTTCGAAAGGATCTTTGACCGGAAGTCGCGGCCGGTAGCCGGATTCAGGATGCCTTCCTTCTGGAAGCGGGTGAAGGCATCGGCGTCGAGTACCTCGGCCCACTTGTAGCTGTAGTAGCCGGCGGCGTAGCCGGTCGCACTGCTGAAGAGGTGGCTGAAATTGAAGACGTTCGACTTCGGCTGGGTCTTGAACTCGGAGGTATAGCCCTCCAGGGCGGACTTGATGA is a genomic window containing:
- a CDS encoding ABC transporter permease gives rise to the protein MNRIALKMLMGDSAKYIGLLLGITFTSFLVTFAVAYFSGMMTRSFALISENPEVDVWVMDPAVRSVDHPFNLPDSALDRVKNVPGVVSATPMIIGTIDARFPNGRFQSVQVIGVDDADLTGLPPLEEGIDRNHLRLSGACVADDGGTIGKLGTPIEAADQWPHDGPHLDAALRPLGAGDELTVDDTLVRIMGRSNALPRFPPRPLLFTTNSTARQILPPERRRISYVLIQASEGTSAANLATQIASETGLRARSSSDFKADTLLWTLEHSEDVGDAVTMLTIAMLVGFGVTGVMMFMFTTENLKYYAVLNAMGATRSVLLRMLAVQTSVCAALGTGVGLGLCIIAGSFFQANTFPFLFLWFAPLVGILAVILVCAVAALLSMRPVFKMEPATILTGY